The nucleotide sequence TGTTGAGGGCGCCGGGCGGGTGCACCGCTCGACCGTGTCCAAGGCGGACCGGTACTGCTGCAGCTCCTGCAACTGTGCGTCAAGCGGCTACTTCAGCTTCTTGAGGAGGAACTGCACCGATGGCTATATCTTCCCACAACCTTACGGCCCGGCTTCCACCACTAGTTTCTACGGTAGTCTTCCTCCTCCAAGAGTCGAATTCAGCTTCCTACAATATTATAATGATGGTTTGTATCAATTAGTTGTTAAATTGTATTTTGGAACCTAatacacattttaaatataaattcatATTTAAAGTTTCTTTAACATCACATTTGTCATGAATATAGTGTCAGTAAATGCTTAAATTCTGAAACTATCTTAGAATAATTATAACATCTCGAGTAATCTCACATAAAATAATGAataagattaaaattgatttatgaTGATATATTACTATCAATATTAATTTGAATATTTTGATTGCTTGGATTCAAGAAAATTGATAAGTCAATTAGTTAATCAATTGTGACATTCGATATCAAATTAATATTAGGATATAGTATAATCAAATTACTATTAGCGTATCGTGAGTGAGCTTCGTACTCGTTCATTGTGAAGTCATCTTGGGCTATGTCTCACACGACATGCTATACTGAGTCTTgacaaggattttttttttttttttatggttcaCACATAAAAATAGATTTTGAACCATTTAATTTTAAAAcatcatattatttattataaaatatatttattaaaatttaattaataaaaaaatattaacttattCACATAATTAAGAAattcaattttaatcatttccttagccATGCTATACAAACAAAATCACAATGTATATATTTTTCTTACATTTTTATCTTAAATGCATGTTGCTAATTATAGtactttatttatatttatatttatatgatagttgattaaaaatattatttcttctcttatgtaattttatctttttaataatctattatttattatattttaatgactCAATGCTTGGGATTAGATGTTTTGACTATAATTTCATAATGCTATAATTTAGAATTGAAGAAATTGATTAAGATTTGGGTTATATCTCATATGGACAATATTAGAGTTTAAGTTGGGCTTTAATaaggattatttattttttatataatatttatttcctatgattcacacataaaaataaaatttaaattatttactttctaaaaattgtaTCACTCATTAAGAAatgaatcaattaataatttaattaacttAGTAATCATATtacataaataaaatcataatgtgtagtatttttaaaattttttattttacatgCATGATGCATGATGATAATTATAATCCTTGGTTTCTATTAGATTTATAtagtaatttattaaaaaatataattttctcacttatgtaattttattttttatatttattgctatttattatgtttttaatGACTCAATGCTAATGATCAGATATTCTAATTGGTAATCATtaagatatttaattttaattatttcagtAATCATATtacataaataaaatcataatgtgtagtatttttaaattttttatcttacaTGCATGATTCATGATGATAATTATAATACTTGGTTTTTATTAGATTTATATAatgatttattaaaaatattattttctcacTTATGTAATTttagttttaaaatttattactatttattatgtttttagtGACTCAATACTAATGATCAGATattctaattatattttttatattttaaaattgagAGAATTGATTAAGATTTAAGTTAAAATCAATAAACAATTAGAGCTAACCCGCTAGCTATAACTCTTAAATTAAGCTTAGCAAGCAAGTTAACCCATAGCCCATAAGCTAGTTCGACCAACTTATGTACGGTACGAATGACCAAGTTAAATTTCATAAACTTAGATAAATTCAAGGTAATTCCAAACTTATTTAGCCTCAAGTCTATTCAATCTAGTTCAAAGTATATAAGTCTAAGATGATTCTAGATCggttaaataagaattaaagatcgATTCTATTATACTAtagttaaatcgagttcaattgatttTAATTAAACTCGTTTAGATCGATTAAGTTATAGTTAAATCGGGTTCAATTAGACCGATTGAGTTAAGTTAAATAAAACCTAGTGAtatgagttataaataatattcatcaaatttcttcaatctaatttatgttaaaacatttcaataataaaaaaaaataactacAATAATTATTGAATGTTAATTAGTATAATGAAAAACTCATATAATAACTATAATTATGATAAATcatgaattatatttttatataatttgtaaacatattatataaataatcaaataaatatccaagaaaaatatttagatttttatttatcacatgcaaAACTTTATCAATAtgataaataagaaaattattaaagaaaaatcataatttatattttttaaattttgtatgAACCCTTACGCCAATCAACCATATTTAATTAGGTAGGCCCATAATTGGACTATCTAAATTAGGCCCATAAATTTGAGCCAACAATTCACTTAATTAGACCCATTAAGATTAAAGTTGATCaaaatataacttttttttttaatttgatcaaAAACTTAATTGGTCGAATTTAAATCCAACCAAATAGTTAAAATATAGTAATGATTAAAATATAGTTAAAATCCAACCAAATACAAGGGAGTGGAGGCCTCTGTGGATGGTGTCTTGGGAGGGTACGGGCACGTCGACGACGGCGACGTCAAGGGAAGCGAGGCCTTTCTTAAACCCCTCTTGCTCGACCGCTTTGGAAGCGGCGCACGCCATCCTGTGGCTCTTGGTAAACCTCTTTCATGCCGCTCTTTTGCAGTGAACATGTCTTGGAAAATGCCCGTGAGGGAAAATTTTGACCTTGCTCGGAATAATGATGGCTTTAATAACTTCTAATGTTGCATTTTCCTTctgttgttttcttttgtttggaTTGGGTGTGTGCGCGTTGGATATGAACAAATAAACGAACATGTATGTGTGCTTTACGTGATGTATGTAAGTCTTGCAGATTGTGGTTCTGGCATCGGAAGGGTCACCAAGAATCTTCTTTTGAGATATTTTAATGAGGCAAGTAACTCTGCTTCGTCTTAATCAGCACTATTGTTTTGCTCGTTCAATGGCATAGTAGAGTTCATATGGCCTCACGTATTCGATATTGACCATCCAGCCTGAAAGGTGAAAAGCTTTCTATTCCATATCAAATTGTAGTGCTAAGCTATCGAGAAGCCATAAGAACTTACACTCACTGCCCAACTAACATAATATGCcacatgctgctgctgctgctcctgtaAGTAAACAGAACAAAAGCACTCAATAAAGACACAAAAAATTGAAATTCTACAGCCTCACAGATTCCTCTAAATCCTCTTTGTACATTGTTTATACAAACTATGATGGTTATGTTCCTTTCATAGTAAATCACAGATACAGACATGCATTTTCCAATTGTTTGCCTTTGCAATGATCGATAAACCACTCCACCCCTTGGGACAAAGGCAAAGCTTTCCTATTTATTCGAACACCATTAGAGGTCTTTACTTTTTCAGTCTGCTTTGACTCCACAACTTAATTTTTTCACTGCCAAACACTTTATAACTGCAAATGTTTTCAAGCACTTTTTCACCTTTCTGTGAATGTTCAACCTGAGATTTTGTTCATGCACTTTTTCTTTACCATTTTGTCTCTGAAAGAATCTCGTTTTCCATGAAGCAATTTGTCACCTGAGTTATCAACATAGATAGTACAAGTGCTAGGCATGAGAAGAATGCTTTACATTGTATTTGGTTGTGTCCTAATAGTAGACATCTTGGAATGGTAATGGAATATTTGATTTGGTCCATGTAAAAAGGAACAGATATCTCTTACATATTTAGGGAAGCCATAAGTTAAATGGAAGTGGAACAGTGAGAATGGATTTTTTAACTTTATGTATTTGTTGATGATCTTCTGTTCAAGGTAAGTGCTTTCTTGAAGGCCTACATTAATGCTTCCAGAGAGTGCTTTGTTTAAAGGAGATGGTGCAGTTTTATGAATTGTCAACCACTCTTTTTCAAGCTGTTTTCAGCCACTTCAAATCTCCCACCATTTTAGTTTCAGTTCTACTGCTCATTTTGGTTGTTTGTTAGAATGTTTGATGTCAGTaaaaggttcaattggtttttaCACAGGTTTGCTTTCATGTGTGAAGGACTAGTATGGACGTTTGACAGTGTTCTATTCTGAGTAGCTATTGGAATGAAATTTGAGATATATGAGGATTAGCACCCAAGGGATCCCGAGACAAGGCAGATACATATAATGAATCACGATATAGGCTTCTTGTCTCAATAATGGGTATACAAACTAAAGGACTACGAGATGATGGAGAAGTTAAATTCTGAATTTTTTGAACTCGACTTAGTTAAGTACCAACAGTTGGTCTGATGGGATTTTAAGTATGTAAAATGTAAACATTGAGGTACAATAAGCAAGTGAAAATGCACTTGCAGTCATTCTTTGCAGCAGATAGACAAAGaacaaatatataaatttatGGTGTATATATCTTAGAGATGTCAAATATGGATGGATTTATCTGAATCCTATTCTTGGCATATGATAACAACTCCAGTTTTGATACTAGTATCTGCGCATTGTCATTCCTTATATTACTGAGCTCCGTATCATTCCGTTGCAGTTTGTTTAGCAGATTCCTAAGACAATGCTTTCACAGTATAGAACTTTTTTATCATGGTTTTCTGGTTTAACAGTTATTTCCTAGCCTGAACTTATGCCATTTTACCATGACTAGTTTGATAGCTTTGTGCAACTTTGTTGAAGGGCATAGCAGTAAATTTCTAGTTTGTTAGTTAATAGTTTATATTAGACATGCATCCTACCTTATTTTGGATTTGGCTTGCCATTTTATTCAAAAAGTGTGAGATGGCCATGTTTCTTAATCCAGGTTGACCTTGTTGAGCCAGTATCACATTTTCTTGAAGCTGCTCGTGAGAAGTTAGCTACTGATAAAGATAATTCTGATCACAAAGCTATCAATTTTTATTGTGTCCCTCTACAGGTTTTGTTTTCTTTGTTGCCCattgatattttattggttaaccTCTATGATGGTATTAAATTGTTGTTTAATTGATGTTATTGTctgttaaattaatttttttaaatcatgcaGGAATTCACTCCAGAAGTTGGAAGATATGATGTTATATGGATCCAATGGTGTATAGGACAACTCACAGATGAtgactttctcttgtttttcaagAGAGCAAAGGTAATCAATTGTCTTAAATGGCTTTACAGCTTTTATGCTTTAGGCCTTGTTTTTTTTAAATTAGCTGCATAACTTGAAAAATAGCAAAAGACATGAACCAGTTAACCAAATCTTTAGTTAGATGACATGCAAGCTCGTGTGTGCAAACACTTTTATACCTTACTGCAGCATAGATAACTCAAGATTTTGGCTTCATCTCAAGATTTTGATACATGACATTGAAACACACAACCGAATCTTCTGCTAGATGACATGCAGTCTTGTGTGTGCCAACACTTATGTACCTTGCTGCAAAGGGATTTTGTGTGGCATCAGCCAACTTCATTGAGTTGGTCTCACTAGTATTGATATTAACTGTTCTTCTTTAGGACATGGTAACTAGTGATGGCTGAGCTGAAAGCTTTTAAACCCATGATTTAAGATTAATTAATTCTCCAGATGCTAATATTTTTCCTTAAGAACTTAAATTTCTTGTTCTTCAATAAATATATCTCCATTGATATTTTGAATTCTGAAGTTGCTCTTGCTTTTGCATATACTTCTTGAGTTTATAAGTTAATGTAGTCTGGATTGTATTAAGTTAATGTAGTCTGGATTGTAGCCAGTTCACAGAAATTCATTATGTTTGTAAAGTTCTTATTAAATAATTTCTCATCCTTATCCTATCTTGTGTGCCATGTTCCATCTATATTATTTGTATTATTTCTTTGATTTTTTCTCCTTGTGTGTGTTGGAGATAAATCTATAATCTCCTTTCTGTTCATTATGTTAGTCTTTTTAGTGAGGAGCAATACGTTGTCTTTCAAATTCCTTACATGGCACATCTACACATTTTTTAGTAAAGAACAACATGTTGCCTTTCTATGGTTAGAGATAGCAGTTCAGGCAAGTCAGTCAGGATTGGTTGGGTTTGTTTTGGGCTCATTAGAAACCACTGGAGCATACTATATCAAAAGGGCAAACTTTGTACATATCCCATGTGTGATTTGGATAGAGTAAACGTATACAATCTTACCTCTGATATAGAGAGGTTGCTTTCTGACTTGAACTCTGGTAGTAAGAGCAACTGGTGCTATAGTGAAAATAATTATGAATGAGGGTTGTTGGGGAATATAGTCCTTTGGTGTAATATAGTCAACTATGAGTAACAAAACTGAAATTAACCTATAATACCGGTAACAGGTAATTTCATACCAAGCGACCCTCAACCACAAATTAAACAAGAGGAAAAGTGTTTCTTCCTTAATTAATAGCTTTATAATTATTTTGCAAACAAAAAACTTGTCCAGTATACTTTGGGATGCATTTCTTACTTGTTGGAGTTATTAATGTTTTAGTCATGATGCTGCCACCTCTGTGTTACTAATGAACATCTAATTTGCAGGTTGGCCTTAAACCAAATGGATTTTTTGTAGTGAAGGAGAACACTGCAAGAAGCGGTTGGTCCCTACAAACGACAACTATTTGTAGATTTACACTAAATTTTTTGGACAGTTGTTCATAACTCCACACAAATGCATGGATATGAAAAGTTATATGTCAGGAATATATTTACATGTTTTTCTCTGTTCTCGAGTGTTCGATTGATGGCCAAGGAGCACATTGTATCAACACAAGGAATTTTCTTGCTTTTGATTGTTTCTTGATTGCATCAGACATTATGATTGTTAAAACCAGTGAAAATATTGTTTACAAGTTTCTCTAGTTGGGAGTTGTAAATctattaatttatatttctaGATGCATGTTCTGTGCTTATCATTAATTTTGAAAATTGGATATGGTTCTTGAGAAGTTAAAGGGACTTCATAATTATGTTTGGTTATCAGGGATTATTATAAACATTTCTTGCATGCCTAGCTAGCTATTTTTTAACTAAAGTTTGCCATTGTGATGGCTTGCCTTTATAACGAACCTGCTTTTCAGGCAGGGAATGCTACCTGAAAGTTTGTTGGATTTATCCAACAAATTGAATCAGGATCTGCCAAATAATTAAAGGCAAATTCTATTATCATTTGGATCAAAGTTTATAAGCTGAATAATACCCTATTTTACCAAAATTTATATTCATAAACTGACTCTTTATTTTCAAGAAGTATGGATCTGAAGATGAGGCTAAGGTGGCTCTATTG is from Musa acuminata AAA Group cultivar baxijiao chromosome BXJ1-6, Cavendish_Baxijiao_AAA, whole genome shotgun sequence and encodes:
- the LOC135677559 gene encoding alpha N-terminal protein methyltransferase 1-like, which encodes MTKLNFINLDKFKGVEASVDGVLGGYGHVDDGDVKGSEAFLKPLLLDRFGSGARHPVALDCGSGIGRVTKNLLLRYFNEVDLVEPVSHFLEAAREKLATDKDNSDHKAINFYCVPLQEFTPEVGRYDVIWIQWCIGQLTDDDFLLFFKRAKVGLKPNGFFVVKENTARSGFVLDKEDNSITRSDSYFKELFKQCGLHLYRSKDQKGFPEELFPVKMYALVTDRRRGSNNGGGKTRQHKPAVIKS